A single window of Fischerella sp. PCC 9605 DNA harbors:
- a CDS encoding PstS family phosphate ABC transporter substrate-binding protein — MSQKNETTVLLLALLLTLGLVGGVFLWLANTSGIRLFNARNNLSQPIKQAYSESFAQFPEVPSGLFSYGGSTTWAPIRKEVDTAIQTVFPRFQLRYTDPTIGAPGSGSGIKMLLNNQLAFSQSSRSIKDEEYQKAQQRGFTLKEIPVAIDGIAIAVNPNLNIPGLTVAQLQDIYTGKITNWQQLSGPNLPITPYSRRLEEGGTVEFFNENVLDGEKFGVNVQFIPTTTEALKEVAKNPGGLYYASAPEVVGQCSVKPLPLGRTSDKLVPPHKEPFILLQECPQRRNQLNAAVFQNGEYPITRRLFVIVKQNGQSSDQQAGETYANLLLTEQGQDLISKTGFVRIR; from the coding sequence ATGTCCCAAAAAAATGAAACTACGGTTTTGCTTCTAGCCTTGTTGTTAACGCTGGGACTAGTAGGGGGTGTATTTTTGTGGTTAGCTAATACTTCAGGGATCAGATTATTCAATGCGAGAAATAACTTATCCCAACCAATTAAACAAGCCTATTCAGAAAGTTTTGCCCAATTTCCTGAGGTTCCCTCTGGATTATTTAGCTATGGTGGTAGCACTACTTGGGCACCGATTCGTAAAGAAGTTGATACAGCAATTCAAACAGTCTTTCCCCGATTTCAACTCCGCTATACCGATCCAACCATAGGTGCACCTGGTTCTGGAAGTGGTATTAAGATGCTTTTAAATAACCAACTGGCTTTTTCTCAGTCTTCACGTTCGATTAAGGATGAGGAATATCAAAAAGCGCAACAGCGGGGCTTTACATTAAAAGAAATTCCTGTGGCAATTGATGGCATTGCGATCGCTGTTAATCCCAATCTCAACATCCCTGGTTTAACCGTTGCCCAACTACAAGATATCTATACGGGCAAGATTACCAACTGGCAACAGTTAAGCGGTCCAAATTTACCTATTACACCTTACTCTCGTCGTTTGGAAGAAGGAGGCACCGTAGAATTTTTTAATGAAAACGTCCTAGACGGAGAAAAGTTTGGTGTCAACGTTCAATTTATTCCCACAACGACAGAAGCTTTAAAAGAAGTGGCGAAAAATCCTGGGGGTCTTTACTACGCTTCTGCCCCAGAAGTAGTCGGACAATGTAGTGTAAAGCCTTTACCATTAGGGAGAACATCAGACAAACTGGTTCCTCCCCACAAAGAGCCATTTATTCTTCTTCAAGAGTGTCCGCAACGGCGTAACCAACTTAATGCCGCTGTCTTTCAGAACGGTGAATATCCCATCACCCGGCGATTATTTGTGATTGTCAAACAAAACGGTCAAAGCAGCGATCAGCAAGCAGGAGAAACCTATGCCAACTTGCTGCTTACAGAACAAGGTCAAGATTTAATCTCTAAAACTGGATTTGTCAGGATTCGATAA
- a CDS encoding PstS family phosphate ABC transporter substrate-binding protein — protein MSQKNETPILILTVLITAGLIAGGFWWFNNKISFNFNQVTKPQPTNSNPDTTKPESSGNTFASVQNVPTGLFNYGGSTSWAPLRLTVDSAIQAARPEFRLRYVEPSSVTPGSGTGIHALIDGQLAFAQSSRPILDEELNRAKQRGFTLQQIPIAIDGLAVAVNPNLNISGLTVDQLRSIYTGQINNWSELGGPNIPIKTYSRRISDGGTVELFVQDILGGQAFSSNVEFVSTTTQALQKVAASPGGIYYASAPEVVPQCSIKPLPLGRRQGQYIPPYQEPFVLPSECPGKRNKLNIEAFQSGKYPITRNLFVVVKQNSQTEQQAGVAYANLLLTEQGQELISQAGFVKIR, from the coding sequence ATGTCACAAAAGAATGAAACACCAATTTTGATATTAACCGTATTAATAACTGCTGGGCTAATCGCTGGTGGCTTTTGGTGGTTTAACAACAAAATAAGCTTTAACTTCAATCAAGTCACCAAACCTCAACCCACAAATTCCAATCCTGATACCACCAAGCCAGAATCCAGTGGCAATACTTTTGCTTCCGTGCAAAATGTCCCCACGGGATTATTCAACTATGGAGGTAGCACTTCTTGGGCACCGCTTCGACTCACAGTCGATTCGGCAATTCAAGCAGCGCGACCAGAATTTCGGTTACGCTATGTAGAACCCAGTAGTGTTACTCCCGGTTCTGGTACAGGCATTCACGCGTTAATTGACGGTCAACTTGCATTTGCCCAATCATCCCGGCCAATCTTAGACGAGGAGTTAAATCGTGCCAAGCAGCGTGGGTTTACTTTGCAACAAATTCCTATAGCAATAGATGGTTTGGCGGTAGCAGTAAACCCCAATCTCAATATTTCAGGACTAACAGTAGATCAATTAAGGTCTATTTACACTGGCCAAATCAATAATTGGAGCGAACTGGGTGGGCCCAATATTCCAATTAAGACATACTCTCGCCGCATCAGTGATGGCGGCACTGTAGAACTATTTGTGCAAGACATCTTGGGTGGTCAAGCTTTTAGCTCAAATGTGGAGTTTGTTTCCACTACCACCCAAGCGCTACAAAAAGTGGCTGCTAGTCCTGGTGGCATATACTACGCTTCTGCCCCAGAAGTTGTTCCTCAATGTTCAATCAAGCCCTTGCCGTTGGGGCGAAGGCAAGGGCAATACATTCCTCCTTACCAAGAACCATTTGTCCTCCCTTCTGAATGTCCTGGTAAACGGAACAAGTTGAACATTGAAGCTTTCCAATCAGGAAAGTACCCGATTACCCGTAATCTGTTTGTGGTGGTCAAACAGAATAGTCAAACCGAGCAGCAAGCGGGTGTTGCTTATGCCAACTTACTGCTGACTGAACAGGGACAGGAATTGATTTCCCAAGCTGGGTTTGTCAAAATTCGCTGA
- a CDS encoding DALR anticodon-binding domain-containing protein, protein MLLVSKYTAIKQLLYGYLMAVLSIYTYKNKSICILEKKIPLSKGRDKNKIFYITGIALQLSKYEKLPAMEVAETITSHFSEESADVFSVQIVPPGWIYLELTHPVLAAWLQSLAAGGVGNWAWGKGQGARDKGQGKNQYFNTQCPMPNTQFPMPNAPCSLSHSLFTVQYAHARCCSLLRMAERERFIISANAIPWLNNQQKLRLNHPVELSLVSELVQVVDEIGCSGSDGSVKWEKLALSLSQAFEEFWRSCRIWGEVKAISPELAQTRLGLVMATQSVLRFLLEEKLGIFAPLEL, encoded by the coding sequence ATGCTACTAGTTAGTAAATACACAGCAATTAAACAGTTATTATACGGTTATTTAATGGCTGTGTTGAGTATTTATACTTATAAAAATAAATCTATATGTATATTAGAAAAAAAAATTCCTCTCTCTAAAGGTAGAGATAAAAATAAGATTTTTTATATCACAGGTATAGCATTACAGCTATCGAAATATGAGAAACTTCCGGCGATGGAGGTGGCTGAGACCATAACTTCTCATTTTTCGGAAGAATCTGCTGACGTTTTTAGCGTCCAAATAGTTCCACCTGGTTGGATTTATTTAGAATTGACTCATCCTGTCTTAGCTGCCTGGTTGCAAAGCCTTGCTGCGGGAGGAGTAGGGAATTGGGCATGGGGCAAGGGGCAAGGGGCAAGGGACAAGGGACAAGGGAAAAATCAGTACTTCAATACCCAATGCCCAATGCCCAATACCCAATTCCCAATGCCCAATGCCCCATGCTCCCTGTCCCATTCCCTATTTACCGTTCAATACGCCCATGCACGCTGCTGTTCGCTATTACGAATGGCTGAGCGAGAAAGATTTATCATTTCTGCCAATGCCATACCTTGGCTTAACAATCAGCAAAAACTGCGCCTAAACCATCCTGTTGAGCTTTCTTTGGTTAGCGAATTGGTACAAGTAGTCGATGAAATAGGGTGTTCTGGTTCTGATGGTTCGGTGAAATGGGAAAAATTAGCGCTTTCTTTAAGTCAAGCTTTTGAAGAGTTTTGGCGCAGCTGCCGTATTTGGGGTGAGGTGAAAGCGATCTCACCAGAACTAGCACAAACCAGACTGGGATTGGTTATGGCTACTCAATCAGTTTTAAGATTTCTCCTAGAAGAAAAACTTGGTATTTTTGCTCCCTTGGAGTTGTGA
- a CDS encoding Cof-type HAD-IIB family hydrolase: protein MTIATKEIKLLVVDIDGTIAGESNNISESVKQAITAAQARAIKVAIATGRMYRSALRFHQDIGSTLPLIAYQGAWIQDPTSQQIHQHLPVPREIAQKLLDYFEQPELRSLLSVHFYINDQLYVREITTETQIYSQRSGINPIPVGDLRQVLNTNEPTKVLALCNDTNIIDNLLGSLRSQYTPAELYLTKSIATFFEATNPFVNKGAAVRYIAEEMLGLQSSNVMTIGDNFNDVEMLEYAGIGVAMGNAPSKVQAIAQWVAPSVEQDGAAVAIEKFLLS, encoded by the coding sequence ATGACTATAGCTACAAAAGAGATTAAGCTGCTGGTTGTAGATATAGATGGAACCATTGCCGGAGAATCTAACAACATCAGCGAATCTGTAAAGCAGGCAATTACTGCGGCGCAAGCACGAGCAATAAAGGTAGCAATTGCCACTGGTCGGATGTATCGTTCAGCTTTACGTTTCCATCAAGATATTGGCTCTACTCTGCCGTTAATAGCCTATCAGGGAGCTTGGATTCAAGACCCAACCTCCCAACAAATTCATCAACATTTACCTGTTCCCCGGGAAATTGCCCAGAAGCTTTTGGACTATTTTGAACAACCTGAACTGCGATCGCTCTTATCTGTCCACTTTTATATCAATGACCAACTTTACGTCCGAGAAATCACAACAGAAACTCAAATATATTCACAACGTTCTGGCATCAACCCCATTCCCGTGGGTGACTTGCGTCAAGTTTTAAATACTAACGAACCCACAAAAGTTTTGGCTTTGTGCAACGACACAAATATTATTGACAATTTGCTAGGTTCTTTGCGCAGTCAATACACACCTGCTGAGTTGTATCTGACTAAATCTATTGCCACCTTCTTTGAAGCGACTAACCCATTTGTAAATAAAGGTGCTGCGGTACGTTACATAGCAGAAGAAATGCTGGGACTACAATCTAGCAACGTTATGACTATAGGCGATAATTTTAATGATGTAGAAATGCTAGAGTATGCTGGCATTGGTGTGGCTATGGGCAATGCACCATCAAAAGTGCAAGCGATCGCTCAGTGGGTAGCTCCTAGTGTCGAGCAAGATGGAGCGGCAGTGGCAATTGAAAAATTCTTACTGTCATAA